A stretch of Bradyrhizobium sp. AZCC 2262 DNA encodes these proteins:
- a CDS encoding alpha/beta fold hydrolase, with product MIAEHETFGGTWPFAPRYFEGSGFRMHYVDEGEGEPIICLHGEPTWGYLYRHFIPPLAKTNRVIVPDHMGFGKSETPRDREYSLKTHVENLAHLVDELDLKNITFVIQDWGGPIGAAYTLRHPDRVKRLFLLNTLTGYGRAKSSGLTPWFQFIKEHHEAGTLHEVLGHLNVNVLGIMKAIGFENMAAVDANWVAAYSAPFPSKVDCLGAIEFPLDALLGRMVPYVREGFPFIDGLKAKPAMLVVGMKDKGIAPGAQIADFRGIWPDRPVIELPGAGHFSQEDAPDTIVALIQLFIQST from the coding sequence ATGATCGCGGAACACGAGACGTTTGGTGGGACCTGGCCGTTCGCGCCGCGTTATTTTGAAGGCAGTGGCTTTCGGATGCATTACGTCGACGAAGGGGAGGGCGAACCCATCATTTGCCTCCACGGAGAGCCGACATGGGGTTATCTTTATCGCCACTTCATTCCCCCTCTCGCCAAGACCAACCGCGTGATCGTGCCGGACCACATGGGTTTCGGGAAGAGCGAGACACCTCGTGATCGCGAGTACTCACTCAAGACCCACGTCGAGAACCTGGCGCATTTGGTCGACGAGCTCGACCTCAAGAATATTACCTTCGTGATCCAGGATTGGGGCGGCCCGATCGGAGCCGCTTACACGTTGCGTCATCCAGACCGGGTCAAACGGCTATTTTTGCTCAACACCCTGACGGGTTACGGGCGAGCAAAATCCAGCGGGCTCACGCCGTGGTTTCAATTCATCAAAGAGCATCACGAAGCAGGAACCTTGCATGAAGTGCTGGGGCATCTCAATGTGAACGTTCTCGGCATCATGAAAGCCATCGGCTTCGAGAATATGGCCGCCGTCGATGCCAATTGGGTTGCGGCCTATAGCGCGCCGTTCCCGAGCAAAGTCGATTGTCTGGGTGCTATTGAATTTCCGTTGGACGCGCTTCTTGGCCGCATGGTGCCCTATGTGCGCGAAGGGTTTCCCTTCATTGACGGTTTGAAAGCAAAGCCCGCCATGCTCGTGGTGGGCATGAAGGATAAGGGTATTGCGCCCGGTGCGCAGATCGCAGATTTCCGGGGCATTTGGCCCGATCGTCCCGTTATCGAGCTTCCTGGGGCGGGTCATTTCAGCCAGGAAGACGCTCCGGACACGATCGTCGCTTTGATTCAGCTCTTCATCCAGAGCACGTGA
- a CDS encoding enoyl-CoA hydratase/isomerase family protein — protein sequence MTYETLIYGAAKEVVRITINRPTQLNAINVLTARELSIAARQCSADPAVRCVVLTGAGDRAFCSGGDVAGFASDSTRVDILLEEMTEYLEEAISVFARMRAPVIAEVNGAVAGAGLGLLAAADLAIASEKARFTSAYTKIGLTPDGSTTWFLPRLIGLRRAKEMFLLNRSLCAEEAMAWGLVNRVVPAAGLSATVAQVAEQLAAGPTEAFGSVKRLLLLSGGESLEQQMKHESASIVQMSRSRDGLTGVKAFKDKVEPSFVGR from the coding sequence GTGACCTACGAAACCCTCATCTACGGCGCGGCGAAAGAAGTCGTCCGCATCACGATCAATCGGCCAACGCAGTTGAATGCGATCAACGTGCTGACGGCAAGGGAGCTCTCGATTGCGGCGAGGCAGTGCAGCGCTGATCCGGCAGTACGATGTGTCGTGCTGACCGGTGCCGGCGATCGCGCGTTCTGCTCGGGTGGTGACGTGGCCGGCTTTGCTTCGGATTCCACACGGGTCGATATTCTGCTCGAGGAAATGACAGAATATCTCGAGGAGGCGATCTCAGTATTCGCGCGCATGCGCGCACCCGTCATTGCTGAGGTCAACGGCGCGGTAGCTGGCGCCGGTCTCGGCTTGTTGGCAGCGGCGGATCTTGCGATTGCGTCTGAAAAAGCAAGATTCACCAGCGCCTACACCAAGATCGGGTTGACGCCCGACGGGAGCACGACTTGGTTTCTGCCGCGCCTCATCGGCCTCCGCCGCGCGAAGGAGATGTTCCTGCTGAACCGGTCGTTGTGCGCGGAAGAGGCAATGGCTTGGGGATTGGTCAATCGCGTGGTGCCTGCCGCGGGCCTGTCAGCCACCGTTGCCCAGGTTGCCGAACAGCTCGCCGCCGGTCCAACGGAGGCCTTTGGGTCCGTCAAGCGGCTTCTGCTGCTCAGCGGCGGTGAAAGCCTTGAGCAGCAGATGAAGCATGAATCAGCCTCCATCGTCCAAATGTCCCGGTCACGAGACGGCCTAACGGGCGTAAAGGCATTCAAGGACAAAGTGGAACCGAGCTTCGTCGGGAGATAG
- a CDS encoding SDR family NAD(P)-dependent oxidoreductase, whose amino-acid sequence MYKGFDLSDKVAAITGSTAGMGLAIARGLAQCGAKVVVSSNDKEDTDQAAHALSKEGFQVAGVRCDITDRRGIGPFGAEAKRAFGKVDILFCVALGPPPMGPVNDADLETLDRLLISTVSNNLALAQQFLPEMAERRYGSIVMMSSIASERASPNLGAYGAGKAALNGIVRSIAVEWGASNVRANAIAPSMVRTAFSKDFWGDPEREKTRMARTPAGRLAEPEEVVGAAILLASPAGSYISGQVLFIDGARSVT is encoded by the coding sequence ATGTACAAGGGGTTCGATCTATCAGACAAGGTTGCCGCCATCACGGGGTCGACCGCCGGCATGGGATTGGCGATTGCGCGGGGCCTCGCCCAATGTGGCGCGAAGGTCGTGGTCTCCAGCAATGACAAGGAAGACACCGATCAAGCCGCGCATGCGCTGTCCAAGGAAGGCTTCCAAGTCGCGGGCGTACGATGCGACATCACCGACAGAAGGGGTATCGGACCCTTCGGCGCGGAAGCAAAACGAGCCTTTGGCAAGGTAGACATCCTGTTCTGCGTTGCGCTCGGGCCGCCTCCCATGGGGCCGGTAAATGATGCGGATCTGGAGACACTGGACCGGCTTCTGATCTCGACGGTGAGCAATAACCTCGCGCTTGCCCAGCAATTCCTGCCGGAGATGGCGGAGCGCCGCTACGGCAGCATCGTGATGATGTCGAGCATCGCTTCGGAACGAGCGAGCCCGAACCTCGGTGCGTACGGCGCTGGCAAGGCGGCCCTAAATGGAATTGTCCGAAGCATTGCCGTTGAATGGGGGGCGTCGAACGTCCGAGCGAATGCCATTGCGCCATCAATGGTTCGAACCGCCTTCTCCAAGGACTTCTGGGGTGATCCGGAGCGGGAGAAAACGCGAATGGCCAGAACTCCGGCAGGTCGCTTGGCGGAGCCTGAGGAGGTCGTTGGCGCGGCGATTCTGTTAGCCTCACCCGCGGGGTCGTATATCTCCGGCCAGGTGCTGTTTATCGACGGGGCGCGCTCGGTCACCTGA
- a CDS encoding crotonase/enoyl-CoA hydratase family protein — translation MSTATSSAEQIRTEVHGHVLKIIIDNVAKKNSFTPQMMFQMSDALTLLDKTDEYWVGVVCADGGDFTAGLDMPKFFGPKAENWELRDETIDVFALANRCRKPIVTAVQGIVYTIGIEMMLAGDIVIAADDCRFCQMESKRGIAPFGGAHFRFLTRAGWGDAMYHLFLCDEFTSERAYKIGLVQEVVPAGRQIERAMQVAATIAKNAPIGIQVTKEAALKFIEDGEQAAVDYIPKIKDRVFNSEDFKEGIQSFVERRAAVFRGR, via the coding sequence ATGAGCACAGCAACGAGTTCAGCGGAGCAAATCCGAACTGAGGTGCACGGTCACGTGCTGAAAATCATTATCGACAACGTGGCCAAGAAGAACTCCTTCACCCCGCAGATGATGTTTCAGATGTCCGACGCCCTCACGCTTCTGGACAAGACCGACGAATATTGGGTTGGTGTCGTTTGCGCCGACGGCGGTGACTTCACGGCTGGGTTGGACATGCCGAAGTTTTTCGGTCCCAAAGCCGAGAATTGGGAATTGAGAGACGAAACGATCGACGTCTTCGCTCTCGCCAATAGATGCCGCAAGCCGATTGTCACCGCCGTACAGGGCATCGTCTATACGATCGGCATCGAGATGATGCTGGCGGGCGATATCGTTATCGCCGCCGATGACTGCAGGTTTTGCCAAATGGAATCCAAGCGCGGCATCGCGCCGTTCGGGGGCGCGCACTTTCGTTTCCTGACAAGGGCGGGGTGGGGCGACGCCATGTACCATTTGTTTCTATGCGACGAGTTCACCTCCGAGCGGGCCTACAAGATCGGCCTCGTGCAGGAGGTGGTGCCGGCGGGCCGGCAGATCGAGCGGGCCATGCAAGTAGCGGCAACCATCGCGAAGAATGCGCCGATCGGAATTCAGGTAACGAAGGAGGCGGCGTTGAAGTTTATCGAGGACGGCGAGCAGGCGGCTGTCGACTATATTCCAAAAATCAAGGACCGCGTCTTCAACAGCGAAGACTTCAAAGAGGGAATCCAGTCATTCGTCGAACGGCGCGCCGCGGTGTTCCGTGGCCGGTAG
- a CDS encoding SDR family oxidoreductase translates to MGSVKKAFDLEGKTALVTGGSRGLGLQIAEALGEQGAKIVLSSRKAADLTKAQEHLAGLGIKCDWIAADNGKDEDIKRLADEAVAKLGKVHILVNNAGATWGASTEDHPIEAWDKLMNLNIRSLFLLSQRIGKLSMIPNKYGRIINIASVAGLRGGTGEMQMIGYHTSKGAVVNFTRALAGDWGRYGITVNALAPGFFPSKMTKGTLEAVGVEKLAAGAPLHRIGDQDDLKGAAILFASDAGKHITGQILAVDGGLTAVLPA, encoded by the coding sequence ATGGGCAGCGTGAAGAAGGCGTTTGATCTTGAGGGAAAGACCGCACTTGTCACCGGCGGATCGCGCGGACTTGGATTGCAGATCGCTGAAGCGCTCGGCGAGCAGGGAGCAAAGATCGTCCTGTCGTCGCGCAAGGCAGCCGATCTGACGAAAGCGCAGGAACACCTCGCGGGTCTAGGCATCAAATGTGATTGGATCGCGGCTGACAACGGTAAGGACGAGGACATAAAGCGGCTCGCGGACGAAGCCGTCGCCAAGCTGGGTAAAGTCCATATTTTGGTGAATAACGCCGGCGCGACCTGGGGCGCATCGACGGAAGATCATCCGATCGAGGCCTGGGACAAACTGATGAATCTCAACATCCGGTCGCTGTTTCTGCTCAGCCAGAGGATCGGGAAACTGTCGATGATTCCGAACAAGTACGGCCGGATCATCAATATCGCTTCGGTTGCCGGCCTTCGAGGCGGCACGGGCGAAATGCAAATGATCGGCTACCATACGAGCAAGGGCGCGGTGGTCAATTTCACGCGCGCGCTAGCTGGCGATTGGGGCCGCTACGGGATTACCGTCAACGCGCTCGCACCGGGATTCTTCCCGTCCAAGATGACAAAGGGCACGCTCGAAGCCGTCGGCGTGGAGAAGCTGGCCGCTGGCGCCCCCTTGCACCGCATCGGCGACCAGGATGACCTCAAAGGTGCCGCGATCCTGTTCGCAAGCGATGCCGGCAAACACATCACCGGACAGATACTTGCCGTGGACGGCGGTTTGACCGCTGTTTTGCCGGCCTAG
- a CDS encoding long-chain-fatty-acid--CoA ligase has product MGQHRLNAWPARLPLVMEPPAGSLWDCLAISARRYPDRSALIFFGRQISYAELLFAVERLAARLTSLGVGSGDRVLVVMQNCPQLIIAHYAVARANAVVVPVNPMSRAQELRHYVTDAKAHVAITTGDLADEVALASNGLAGGRLRHLIVSQFDDVLEGTDKSRIPSQWRKWLDERHPLPNLLEGELHAWQDVMQCKDGAPSLLAGRDDLALLPYTSGTTGAPKGCMLTHANLVLNGIATSLWLDKTSESVALAVLPLFHITGLVCVLYASIYAGSTIVIMPRWDRELASQLIARHRVSHWTCIPTMIIDLMGSPKLDEYELSSLVYLGGGGSAMPQAVAERLLERFGIRFVEGYGLTETSAVTIFNPCDSPKLQCLGVPFISVDARVIDVESSAVLAADETGEIVIHGPQVFVGYWGHEEATEKAFVTIDGKRFLRTGDLGYRDVDGYFFIMDRLKRMINASGYKVWPAELEAVMFRHPGIQEVCVIGASDSYRGETVKAVVVRKRAFNELTEQNIIDWTRTQVSAYKVPRIVEFVEALPKNASGKVMWRQLQEAELSRSALPAADK; this is encoded by the coding sequence ATGGGGCAACATCGATTGAATGCGTGGCCCGCGCGGTTGCCGCTGGTGATGGAACCGCCTGCGGGATCGCTGTGGGATTGCTTGGCCATAAGCGCCAGGCGGTATCCCGACAGATCTGCGTTGATCTTCTTTGGCCGCCAGATCAGCTACGCCGAGCTCCTATTCGCCGTCGAACGTCTTGCCGCACGCCTCACTTCGCTCGGCGTCGGAAGCGGCGACCGTGTCCTCGTCGTTATGCAAAATTGCCCGCAACTGATTATTGCGCACTACGCGGTGGCGCGGGCCAACGCGGTGGTCGTGCCGGTCAACCCGATGAGCCGCGCGCAAGAGTTGCGCCACTATGTCACTGACGCGAAGGCCCATGTCGCCATCACGACCGGCGACCTCGCGGACGAGGTGGCGTTAGCGAGCAATGGCTTGGCTGGCGGCCGGCTTCGCCATCTCATCGTGAGCCAGTTTGACGATGTGTTGGAAGGAACCGACAAGTCTCGCATACCATCGCAATGGCGGAAGTGGCTGGATGAGCGTCATCCACTGCCGAACTTGTTGGAGGGGGAGCTGCATGCTTGGCAAGACGTTATGCAGTGCAAAGACGGGGCGCCTTCCTTGCTCGCTGGTCGAGATGATCTCGCGCTATTGCCTTACACAAGTGGTACGACGGGAGCGCCTAAAGGATGCATGCTGACGCACGCGAACCTGGTGCTCAACGGGATCGCGACAAGCCTCTGGCTCGACAAGACATCAGAAAGCGTTGCATTGGCGGTTCTGCCGCTGTTTCACATCACGGGGCTGGTGTGCGTATTATATGCTTCAATATACGCCGGTAGCACGATCGTGATCATGCCTCGTTGGGATCGCGAGTTGGCGAGCCAATTGATTGCGCGACACCGGGTAAGCCATTGGACCTGCATACCAACGATGATCATAGATCTGATGGGCAGTCCAAAACTCGACGAGTACGAGCTTTCCAGTTTGGTCTATCTCGGCGGCGGAGGCTCAGCCATGCCTCAGGCCGTTGCCGAGCGGTTGCTTGAACGGTTTGGGATCCGCTTCGTCGAAGGTTATGGTCTCACGGAAACGTCGGCAGTTACGATTTTCAATCCATGCGATTCGCCAAAGCTACAATGCCTCGGCGTGCCGTTCATCAGCGTCGACGCGCGCGTGATCGACGTTGAATCCAGCGCTGTGCTGGCGGCCGACGAGACGGGCGAAATCGTCATTCACGGTCCGCAAGTATTTGTCGGATATTGGGGGCACGAGGAGGCAACCGAAAAGGCATTCGTGACGATCGACGGCAAGCGTTTCCTGCGAACCGGTGATTTGGGATACCGAGACGTGGACGGATATTTCTTCATCATGGACCGGCTGAAGCGCATGATTAACGCTTCCGGCTACAAGGTCTGGCCCGCCGAGCTCGAGGCCGTGATGTTCCGTCATCCTGGAATACAGGAGGTTTGTGTCATCGGCGCCAGTGACTCGTATCGCGGCGAAACCGTCAAAGCCGTGGTCGTGCGTAAGAGGGCATTCAACGAGTTGACTGAACAAAATATCATCGATTGGACGCGAACGCAGGTCAGTGCGTACAAGGTGCCCCGCATTGTTGAGTTTGTGGAGGCGCTGCCGAAAAATGCGTCCGGCAAGGTCATGTGGCGTCAACTTCAGGAAGCCGAGTTATCGCGATCTGCCTTGCCCGCGGCGGATAAATAG
- a CDS encoding SDR family NAD(P)-dependent oxidoreductase, whose translation MLNPPNFRLEGEIAVVTGGGSGIGRAVALAFAAAGAQVVVLDARAAAASEVAEEIGISGHALTVDVTDGDAIERSFADISRRYGHIDVLFNNAGINRRQPSLEMALADWNAVIAVNMTGMFICARAAVRHMVPGGRIVNTASMLGLSGGWYPNIAYQATKGAVVNMTRSWAVEWAPRKIRVNAVAPGPVRTPFIAALTDQPDLVAQLEQLTPLRRLAEVEDITGPVLFLASSASAMVTGHILPVDGGMLAQ comes from the coding sequence GTGCTTAATCCTCCGAATTTCCGGCTCGAGGGTGAAATTGCCGTCGTGACTGGTGGCGGCAGCGGTATTGGACGGGCGGTCGCGCTTGCATTCGCCGCGGCGGGCGCGCAGGTCGTGGTACTCGACGCGCGCGCGGCCGCGGCCTCTGAGGTCGCCGAGGAAATCGGTATCTCTGGGCATGCGCTCACTGTCGACGTGACGGATGGGGATGCAATCGAACGGTCTTTCGCCGACATCTCGCGTCGTTACGGTCATATCGACGTTCTCTTTAACAACGCAGGCATAAATCGCCGTCAACCGTCGCTCGAAATGGCCTTGGCCGACTGGAATGCCGTCATAGCCGTCAACATGACCGGCATGTTCATCTGTGCCCGCGCGGCAGTGAGGCATATGGTTCCGGGCGGCCGCATCGTCAACACAGCTTCGATGCTGGGATTGTCCGGAGGTTGGTACCCCAACATTGCCTATCAAGCGACCAAGGGTGCCGTGGTGAACATGACCCGGTCCTGGGCGGTCGAGTGGGCTCCGCGTAAGATTCGGGTCAATGCCGTTGCTCCCGGTCCTGTCCGGACGCCGTTCATCGCCGCGCTGACCGATCAACCGGATCTCGTGGCCCAGCTCGAGCAACTCACGCCACTGCGCAGGCTCGCGGAGGTCGAAGACATCACGGGCCCGGTTCTATTCCTGGCGAGCTCAGCATCGGCAATGGTCACGGGTCACATCCTTCCAGTCGACGGGGGAATGCTCGCGCAATAG
- a CDS encoding acyl-CoA dehydrogenase family protein: MNFSMSDSQRDWLNRLSSFMHKHVYPAEETYKAQDAAGGRWKVIQVVEDLKRKARVEGLWNLFMPPSAHEDDEFRGAGLSNLEYALLAEEMGRVSWASEVFNCSAPDTGNMEVLIRYGSREQKRTWLRPLMDGEIRSAFLMTEPDVASSDATNIETSIRRDGDQYVINGRKWWSSGAGDPHCKVAILMGKTDVSAPRHQQQSQIIVPLDSPGLKIEKMLPVFGFDDAPHGHAQILLENVRVPASNIVLGEGRGFEIAQGRLGPGRIHHCMRTIGAAEAALEKMVRRLSSRTAFGKKIVEFSVWEERIATARTELEMTRLLCLKAADMMDKLGNKAAQLEIAMIKVAAPKMALKIIDDAIQAFGGAGVSDDAGLAKTYSHIRALRIADGPDEVHNRAIARQELRRYANAPIA; the protein is encoded by the coding sequence ATGAATTTTTCAATGTCCGATAGCCAGCGTGACTGGTTGAACCGTCTCTCGTCCTTTATGCACAAACATGTGTATCCTGCCGAAGAAACCTATAAGGCGCAGGACGCAGCCGGCGGGCGCTGGAAGGTCATCCAAGTCGTCGAGGATCTGAAACGGAAGGCGCGGGTCGAGGGGCTCTGGAATCTGTTCATGCCGCCGTCCGCGCACGAGGACGATGAGTTTCGGGGTGCCGGTCTTTCCAATCTCGAATACGCCCTACTTGCCGAGGAGATGGGACGGGTCTCCTGGGCCTCGGAGGTCTTCAATTGCTCCGCGCCGGACACCGGCAATATGGAGGTGCTGATACGCTATGGCAGCCGGGAACAGAAGCGAACCTGGCTACGTCCCTTGATGGACGGCGAGATCCGCTCCGCATTTCTGATGACCGAGCCCGACGTCGCATCGTCCGATGCCACCAATATCGAGACGAGCATCAGGCGCGACGGGGATCAGTACGTCATAAATGGCCGGAAATGGTGGTCGTCGGGCGCGGGCGACCCGCATTGCAAGGTGGCCATCCTCATGGGCAAGACCGACGTCAGCGCCCCGAGGCATCAGCAGCAGTCCCAGATCATCGTGCCACTCGACAGTCCCGGCCTCAAGATCGAGAAGATGCTCCCGGTATTTGGATTCGACGATGCGCCGCACGGCCACGCGCAGATCTTGCTCGAAAACGTCCGCGTACCCGCGAGCAACATAGTGCTCGGCGAGGGCAGGGGTTTCGAGATCGCTCAGGGCCGGCTCGGTCCCGGCCGTATCCACCATTGCATGCGCACCATTGGCGCGGCGGAAGCCGCGTTGGAGAAGATGGTGAGGCGACTATCGTCGCGCACCGCGTTTGGCAAAAAGATCGTCGAATTTTCGGTCTGGGAAGAGCGCATCGCCACGGCGCGCACCGAGCTGGAGATGACACGGCTGCTTTGCCTCAAGGCTGCCGATATGATGGATAAGCTCGGCAATAAGGCCGCACAGCTTGAAATCGCGATGATCAAGGTGGCGGCCCCAAAAATGGCGCTCAAGATCATCGACGATGCGATCCAGGCGTTCGGAGGGGCCGGCGTCTCAGATGATGCGGGTCTGGCCAAGACGTACTCGCATATCCGCGCGTTGCGCATCGCGGATGGTCCCGATGAAGTCCACAATCGTGCGATTGCGCGCCAGGAATTGCGCAGATACGCCAACGCGCCGATCGCATAG
- a CDS encoding NADP-dependent oxidoreductase, with protein sequence MSKWSTRKWVLASRPTGKPEASNFRFEIEPVAEPGDRELLLQTKFLSLEPYIRARMDEAKSYARSTAVGEVMFGRTISEVVTSNHPDYSAGDIVLAKAGWQTLSLSKGEDLRKLDPKIAPPTAFVGALGIPGSAAYIGMRVIGQPKPGETVVVAAASGPVGSLVGQLARRAGARAVGIVGGAEKCAFVKDKLGFDEAVDHRAADFEQRLAAACPNGVDVYFENVGGAVWTAVFPLLNQFARVPVCGLVSQFGAPVPPGPDRVPATIRQVLSKSLTIRGFIVDNYPELFPDFEREIGAALKDGTIRQREDIVDGLENAPVAFMGMLEGRNFGKLLIRVAD encoded by the coding sequence GTGAGCAAGTGGAGCACACGAAAATGGGTCTTGGCGTCGCGCCCAACCGGTAAGCCCGAGGCAAGCAATTTCAGATTTGAAATTGAACCTGTCGCCGAGCCCGGTGACAGAGAGCTGCTGCTGCAGACAAAATTTCTCTCGCTCGAACCTTACATACGCGCGCGCATGGACGAGGCAAAGTCCTACGCACGGTCTACGGCGGTCGGCGAAGTCATGTTCGGCCGAACCATCTCCGAAGTGGTGACCTCCAACCATCCCGATTATAGCGCCGGCGACATCGTGCTAGCTAAGGCCGGATGGCAAACACTGAGCCTTTCAAAAGGCGAGGACCTTCGTAAGCTTGATCCGAAGATTGCTCCTCCCACCGCATTTGTAGGAGCGCTGGGGATACCCGGCTCCGCCGCCTACATTGGAATGAGGGTGATTGGTCAGCCGAAGCCCGGCGAGACCGTCGTCGTGGCCGCAGCGAGCGGGCCGGTTGGCTCGCTTGTCGGGCAACTCGCGCGTAGAGCGGGGGCTCGCGCCGTGGGAATAGTGGGTGGCGCGGAAAAATGTGCGTTCGTGAAAGACAAGCTCGGTTTCGATGAGGCAGTCGACCATCGTGCCGCTGACTTCGAGCAGCGGCTCGCGGCGGCATGTCCGAACGGCGTCGATGTCTACTTCGAAAATGTTGGCGGAGCGGTGTGGACGGCGGTGTTTCCGCTGCTCAATCAATTTGCGCGCGTGCCGGTGTGCGGGCTGGTCTCGCAATTCGGGGCGCCAGTTCCGCCCGGACCGGATCGTGTGCCGGCGACGATCCGCCAGGTTCTCTCCAAGAGCCTGACCATTCGCGGGTTCATCGTTGATAACTACCCCGAGCTGTTCCCAGATTTTGAGCGGGAAATCGGCGCCGCGTTGAAGGATGGAACCATTCGTCAGCGCGAGGACATCGTTGACGGTCTCGAGAACGCGCCGGTTGCGTTCATGGGCATGCTCGAGGGACGCAACTTTGGGAAACTGCTTATTCGAGTGGCAGATTAA
- a CDS encoding nuclear transport factor 2 family protein, whose amino-acid sequence MQPIAIANWKSFFSTGDRSLLEACLTEEVIFESPVVHTPQVGKATTVKYLYSAQRVFYNPSFVYLREWVNSNSCVLELQTMIDGVSINAVDIISWNDDDKITRFKVMIRPLKAIALVHQLMMHELVKHAPTS is encoded by the coding sequence ATGCAACCGATTGCCATCGCCAACTGGAAGAGTTTCTTTTCGACAGGGGACCGTTCGTTGTTGGAAGCGTGTCTCACCGAGGAAGTGATCTTCGAGTCGCCAGTCGTACATACCCCGCAAGTCGGCAAAGCGACTACAGTGAAATACTTATACTCAGCGCAACGAGTGTTCTACAATCCGAGTTTTGTGTATTTGCGCGAGTGGGTCAACTCCAACTCTTGTGTGTTGGAACTGCAGACCATGATCGATGGCGTTTCGATAAACGCGGTCGATATCATTTCCTGGAATGACGACGATAAAATAACGCGGTTCAAGGTCATGATACGGCCCCTCAAAGCCATTGCGCTCGTGCATCAATTGATGATGCACGAATTGGTCAAGCATGCGCCAACGTCATAG
- a CDS encoding phosphotransferase family protein has product MAQGVKRDEEYAGVKPIEERHRIDETSLDRWMHQNVAHYAGPLKILQFKGGQSNPTYRVDTPGACYVVRRKPFGRLLPSAHAVDREFRIISTLHKQGFPVARPYALCMDDEVIGAAFYVMSMEEGRVFWNPTLQNQSAEDRRLMFIDKIQTLARLHSFDPREIGLGDFGKPGNYFARQIDRWSKQYRASAVEFIPEMDRLIEWLPRTVPQQERVSVVHGDYRLDNMIFHPVEPRVIAVLDWELSTLGDPMADFAYLLMQWVMDGLKGADLARLNIPSIEEAADIYCEASGRSSIPDINWYLSYNLFRLAAITHGIGARMRDGTAASAKAAESAALSVPLSQASWSYAQRAGAI; this is encoded by the coding sequence GTGGCACAGGGCGTAAAGCGAGACGAGGAATACGCCGGTGTTAAGCCGATCGAGGAGCGTCATCGCATCGATGAGACGAGTCTCGATCGGTGGATGCACCAGAATGTCGCGCATTATGCGGGGCCGCTTAAGATCCTACAGTTTAAGGGCGGTCAGTCAAATCCGACCTATCGCGTCGACACGCCCGGCGCCTGCTACGTTGTGCGTCGCAAGCCGTTCGGCAGACTGCTTCCGTCGGCACACGCCGTTGACCGTGAGTTTAGGATCATTTCTACCCTGCACAAGCAAGGATTCCCGGTCGCGCGACCTTACGCGCTGTGCATGGACGATGAAGTCATCGGGGCGGCATTTTACGTCATGTCGATGGAGGAGGGGCGGGTATTTTGGAATCCGACTCTCCAAAATCAGTCAGCGGAGGATCGGCGGCTGATGTTCATCGACAAAATCCAGACGCTTGCGAGGCTTCACAGTTTCGATCCGCGGGAGATAGGCCTGGGCGACTTCGGCAAGCCTGGCAACTATTTTGCGCGGCAGATTGACAGATGGAGCAAGCAATATCGCGCCTCCGCAGTTGAGTTCATCCCGGAAATGGACCGGCTCATCGAGTGGCTACCGCGCACGGTGCCGCAGCAGGAAAGGGTGTCGGTCGTCCACGGCGATTACCGCCTCGACAATATGATATTCCACCCGGTCGAGCCTCGCGTCATCGCCGTCCTGGACTGGGAGCTCTCCACGCTTGGCGATCCGATGGCCGATTTCGCCTACTTGCTGATGCAATGGGTGATGGACGGCTTGAAAGGTGCCGATCTCGCGCGGCTCAATATTCCGTCGATTGAGGAGGCGGCCGACATCTATTGCGAGGCGTCGGGGCGCTCGTCAATTCCGGATATCAATTGGTATCTCTCCTACAATCTCTTTCGCCTGGCCGCAATCACCCATGGCATCGGGGCACGCATGAGGGACGGCACAGCCGCGAGCGCCAAGGCGGCCGAATCGGCGGCGCTCAGCGTTCCCCTTTCGCAGGCGTCGTGGAGCTACGCCCAAAGAGCCGGTGCAATCTAG